Below is a genomic region from Burkholderia pseudomultivorans.
GCTGTTCACGGCCGAGAGGAGCAGCGGCGAGCCGTCGGAGGGCCGCGTGTTCTATTCGCAGGACGGCTCGGGCATGGGGCTGCTCGACATCGCGTCCGGCAAGCCGATCGTGCAGCCACGGCCGGATTGGCGCAGTGTCTACGGTGCGTCGACCTTCTCCGACGGGCTCGCGTGGATTTGCACCGCGGGTTGCACGGACCGGCGCCGGCTCGTGCTGGTGGACCGAGACGGCCGGACCGTGTTGCCTGCGGCTCTCTATGAACAGGTGTGGCCGTTCGTGAACGGTGCGGCGCTCGTCAAGTATCCGGGGAAAGCGTGGCAATTGATCGACCGGCAGGGCCGCGCCGTGATGCCGCCGCGCTACGAAGGCATCGTGCAGCCGGCATGGGAATCGAGCGCGCAGACGCCGCGGATTGGCGATATCTGGCGCATCACCGACAACGAATCCGTGCATGATCTGCGCAATAGCGTGTGGATCGATACGCAAGGCCGTCTGCTCGCCCGTGTCGAGACGCTGGATTGCGGCATCCAGGCGGTGCGCGACGGCAAGGGCGACACGATCTGGCCGCGCGACGTCGAGGCCGCCTGCGCGGTTTATCGGCAGGACCACGGCACGTCGGGTGCGGCCGCGGCGCCGGTATCGCCCGACCGGATCGCCGCCGTCAGGCGAGCGCAGGCGCGAGACGCGGGCGACTCGCGGCAGGACGTGATGCAGCGCGAGGCGGGCCGGACCGACGACGGTCCGCTGGCCGCGATGCTGGGCGGCCCGTCAGCGGACCTGTGGCGCGACGCGCGCTGGCAGCACGGCCCGAACCGCGTGCGCGTCGGCGATCTGGCGTCCTTGTCGGTGCCGGCCGGTTTCCGGTATCTGTCCCCGGACGCCGTGCGCAGCCTGCGCGGCCCGCTGATCAAGGCGGGCTGGCTGCCGGCGAACGTCGATCTCGATGCCATGCCTTGTGCGCTGCTGGTGCCGGACAACGCGGTCTGGGCGATGAGCGTGGTGCTTGCGCGCCAGGGACACGTGCCGGTCGATCAGGCGCGACTGGACCCCGAAGTGCTGCGGAAAACGATGGAGGCGCGCAGCACGAAAATCCTGAGTCAGCTTCACGAATCGCGGCCGACCCTGCACCACGTCGAATGGATACGCACGCCGAGATGGGATCCGGCCGCACATCGGCTGGACTGGATTTACAACGACTTCGCGCTGGGCGGTTCGGCCAGCAACACGTACTACCTGACCTCCGTCACGCTGGGGCGTCGCGCGACGGTCGGCATGCAGGTCGTGCTCGGCGGCGCGGGCGCGCAAAGTATCGAACGCGCCGTGCGAGACGACTTCGACGCACTGATCAAGGGCGTGTCGTTCGATGCCGGCGAAACGTATGCCGACACGACGTCGCGCGACGAAATCTCGAAGATTTCACTGGACGAGTATGTGACCGGTCCGCCGACACCCGAGGAAATCGCTGCGCCGGCGAAGTTCGCGCAGGCGGGGGAGCGCGAGTTCTGGCACACGCTATGGGCGCGCATCCTGCCGCTGCTCGGTCTGGCGGCGATCGCGCTGGCCGCGACGCGCAGGCGCGACAAGCGACCGGGCGGGGATCGATCCCGGAAATCGTGACGCTTGCCGGGGCGCCTCCAGACCACTTTTCCACCCCTGCGCCGCGCGTCGCGTGGCCGGTTTTGTCACTAGGTGGGCCGGATATGACAATAAGGATTCGGGGCTTCGGCGTTAGGATGGCTCGCAACGTCGCCCGGATCTGGCCGGTTTTGCCGTATCGAGCCCCGTGGCGCATCTCATTCACCGCCTGATTGGAATACGACCATGAGCTATACCGCCCCCGTCAAGGACATGCTGTTCGTGCTGAAGGAACTGGCCGGCATCGACGCCGTCGCGCAGCTGCCGGGTTTCGAGGATGCCGGGTACGACACCGCGCAGGCGGTGCTCGAAGAGTCCGCGAAATTCTGCGGCGAGGTGCTGGCGCCGCTGAACGTCGAGGGCGACCGCAATCCGAGCAGCTGGAAGGACGGCGTGGTGACCGCGACGCCCGGCTTCCGGGAGGCGTTCCGCCAGTTCGTCGAAGGCGGCTGGCAGGGGCTGCAGCATCCGACCGACTACGACGGCCAGGGGCTGCCGAAGCTGATCGCGACGCCGTGCATCGAGATGCTGAACGCGTCGAACCTGTCGTTCGCGCTGTGTCCGCTGCTGACCGACGGCGCGATCGAGGCGCTGCTGACGGCCGGCACCGACGAGCAGAAGCAGCGCTACGTGCCGAAGCTGATCTCGGGCGAATGGACGGGCACGATGAACCTGACCGAGCCGCAGGCCGGCTCGGACCTGGCGCTGGTGCGCTCGCGCGCGGAGCCGCAGGGCGACGGCACCTACAAGGTGTTCGGCACGAAGATCTTCATCACGTGGGGTGAGCACGACATGGCGGACAACATCGTCCACCTGGTGCTGGCGCGCACGCCGAACGCGCCGGAAGGCGTGAAGGGGATCTCGCTGTTCATCGTGCCGAAGTTCCTGGTCAACGAAGACGGTTCACTCGGCGCGCGCAACGACGTGCACTGCGTGTCGATCGAGCACAAGCTCGGGATCAAGGCGAGCCCGACGGCGGTGCTGCAGTATGGCGATCACGGCGGCGCGGTCGGCTATCTGGTCGGCGAGGAGAATCGCGGGCTCGAATACATGTTCATCATGATGAACGCGGCGCGCTTCGGCGTCGGGATGCAGGGGATCGGCGTGGCCGACCGCGCATACCGGAAGGCGGCCGAATTCGCGAAGGAGCGCGTGCAGAGCCGTCCGGTGGATGGTTCCGCGAAGCAGTCGGTGACGATCATCCATCACCCGGACGTGCGACGCATGCTGGGCACGATGCGTGCGCTGACCGAAGGCGCGCGCGCGCTGGCGTACGTCGCTGCCGCGCACAGCGACATCGCCCACCGCCATTCGGACGAGGCGACGCGGGCGCGTCATCAGGCAATCTACGAGTATCTGGTGCCGGTCGTGAAGGGCTGGAGCACGGAGATGGTGAACGATGTGGCAAGTCTCGGCGTGCAGGTGCACGGCGGGATGGGCTTCATCGAGGAAACGGGCGCGGCGCAGTACTATCGCGATGCGCGGATCCTGGCGATCTACGAAGGGACGACGGCGATCCAGGCGAACGACCTGGTGGGTCGCAAGACGCTGCGCGACGGCGGGGCCGTGGCGAACGCGCTGATCGCGGAGATCGGCGACACGGTGGCGGCGCTCGCCAAGGTGGACGGTGCCGCGGCCGCGGCGATGAAGGCGCGGCTGGAGCAGGGGGCGCAGGCGCTGTCGTCGGTGGTGGCGTACGTGGTGGCGAACGCGAAGCAGGATCCGAACGCGGTGTTCGCGGGCAGCGTGCCGTACCTGAAGCTCGCGGGCGTGGTGCTGTGCGGCTGGCAGATGGGGCGTGCGCTGGTGGCGGCGGCCGCGCAGCGGGCGAACGATCCGGCGTTCTTCGATGCGAAGATCGCGATCGCGCACTGCTACGCGGAGCACGTGCTCGTGCAGGCGGGCGCGCTGGCCGCGTCGGTGCTCGGCGCGAAGGGCGGCGAGGGCGTGCTCGCGTTGACGGAAGACCAGTTCTGACCGATACGGTCGGATGCAGGAGGAGACAGGATTTTGACCACACAGGACTTGATTGCGCAGTTTGGCCCGCGCGAATCGATGGAATACGACGTTGTGATCGTCGGCGGCGGCCCGGCCGGGCTGTCGGCCGCGATCCGGCTCAAGCAGCTGGCCGCCGAGAAAGGCGCCGAGATCGGCGTATGCGTGCTCGAGAAGGGCTCCGAGATCGGCGCGCACATCCTGTCGGGCGCGGTGATGGACCCGCGCGCGATCACCGAGCTGTTCCCCGACTGGAAGGAACGCGGCGCGCCTCTGGACGTCGAGGTGACGGAAGACCGCTTCCTGTTCCTGTCCGAGAAAAGCGCGGTCACCACGCCGAACTGGGCGCTGCCGGACAACTTCAAGAATCACGGCAACTACGTGATTTCGCTCGGCAACGTCACGCGCTGGCTGGGCCAGCAGGCCGAGGCGCTGGGCGTCGAGATCTTCCCCGGCTTTCCGGCCGCGGAAATTCTCTATAACGACGACGGCTCGGTGAAGGGCGTCGCCACCGGCAACATGGGCGTGGGCAAGGACGGCGAGCCGACCGAGAACTTCCAGCTCGGCATGGAACTGCACGCGAAGTACACGCTGTTCGCCGAAGGCTGCCGCGGCCATCTCGGCCGCCAGCTGATCTCGAAGTTCAAGCTCGACGCGAACGCCGATCCGCAGGCTTACGGGATCGGCATCAAGGAACTGTGGGAAATCGATCCGGCCAAGCACAAGCCGGGCCTCGTGATCCACACGGCCGGCTGGCCGCTGAAGTCCGATACCTACGGCGGCTCGTTCCTGTATCACATGGACAACAACCAGGTCGTGGTCGGCTTCGTGGTCGGCCTCGGCTATACGAACCCGTACCTGTCGCCGTTCGAGGAGTTCCAGCGCTACAAGACGCATCCGTCGATCCGCGCGTTCCTCGAAGGCGGCAAGCGCGTGTCGTACGGTGCGCGCGCGATCACCGCGGGCGGCCTGCTGTCGCTGCCGAAGACGGTGTTCCCGGGCGGCGCGCTGATCGGCGACGACGCGGGCTTCCTGAACGCGTCGCGGATCAAGGGCAGCCATGCGGCGATCAAGACCGGCATGCTGGCCGCGGACGCCGCGTTCGACGCGGTGCAGGCCGGCCGGCAGTCGGACGAACTGAACGCCTACCCGGACGCGTTCAAGCAGTCGTGGCTGTACACGGAGCTGTACCGCGCGCGCAACTTCAAGCAGTGGATGGCCAAGGGCCTGTACCTCGGCACGCTGATGGTCGGCATCGAGCAGAAGGTGATGGGCGGCAACGTGCCGTGGACGCTGCACCACAAGCATGCGGACCACGAGATGCTGAAGCCGGCGTCGCAGTGCGAGCCGATCGTGTATCCGAAGCCGGACGGCAAGCTGACGTTCGATCGCCTCTCGTCGGTGTTCATCTCGAACACGAACCACGAGGAGAACCAGCCGGCGCACCTGACGCTGAAGGATGCGAGCGTGCCGGTGAACGTGAACCTGCGCACCTACGCGGGGCCGGAGGCGCGGTTCTGCCCGGCGGCCGTGTACGAGTTCGTGAAGAACGACGACGGCAGCGACCGTCTGGTGATCAACGCGCAGAACTGCGTGCACTGCAAGACCTGCGACATCAAGGACCCGACGCAGAACATCGTGTGGGTCACGCCGGAAGGCGGCGGCGGGCCGAATTACCCGAACATGTAACGCATCAACGCGCCCGCCCATGCGGGCGCGAACGAACCGGAGTGAGACGATGAACAATGCAGCGAAGGAAGTCGTGGTGGTGAGCGGTGTGCGTACCGCGATCGGCGATTTCGGCGGAAGCCTGAAGGATTTCTCGCCGACCGATCTCGGTGCGAAGGTCGTGCGCGAAGTGCTGTCGCGTGCGAACGTGTCGGGCGATGCGGTCGGGCACGTCGTGTTCGGCCATGTCGTGAACACCGAGCCGAAGGACATGTATCTCGCGCGCGTCGCGGCGATCAACGGTGGCGTCGCGCAGCACACGCCGGCGCTGACCGTGAACCGCCTGTGCGGCTCGGGCCTGCAGGCGATCGTATCGGCCGCGCAGACGATCCTGCTCGGCGACGCCGACGTCGCGATCGGCGGCGGCGCGGAAAGCATGACCCGCGCGCCGTACAGCGTGCCGGCCGCGCGCTTCGGCCAGCGCATGGGCGATGCGAAGCTCGTCGACATGATGCTCGGCGCGCTGCACGATCCGTTCCAGACGATTCACATGGGCGTGACGGCCGAGAACGTCGCCGCGAAGTACGGAATCTCGCGCGACGCGCAGGATGCGCTCGCGCTCGAATCGCACCGCCGCGCGGCGCGTGCGATCGCCGAAGGACGCTTCAAGGATCAGATCCTGCCGATCGCGATCCGCACGAAGAAGGGCGAGGTCGCGTTCGATACCGACGAGCACGTGCGCCTGGAAGCCAGCGCGGACGATTTCACGAAGCTGAAACCCGTGTTCGTGAAGGAGAACGGCACGGTCACGGCCGGCAACGCCTCGGGCATCAACGACGCGGCCGCGGCCGTGCTGATGATGAGCGCGGATGCCGCGCGTGCGCAGGGCGTGAAGCCGCTCGCGCGCCTCGTGTCGTATGCGCATGCGGGCGTCGATCCGGCCTATATGGGCATCGGTCCGGTGCCGGCGACGCAGAAGGCGCTCGAACGCGCGGGGCTGAAGGTTGCCGATCTCGACGTGATCGAGGCGAACGAAGCGTTTGCCGCGCAGGCCTGCGCGGTGACGCAGGAACTCGGCCTCGATCCGGCGAAGGTCAACCCGAACGGCTCGGGCATTTCGCTCGGCCACCCGATCGGCGCGACCGGCGCATTGATCACGGTCAAGGCGCTCTACGAACTGAAGCGCATCGGCGGACGTTACGCGCTCGTGACGATGTGTATCG
It encodes:
- a CDS encoding DUF2167 domain-containing protein; this translates as MPNFLPRLCCVLLLSLHAVCACAEDGTADTTSPRLFPVCLTVFDTRCGLLDRSGKWAIEPRYGQFFASDGYWVVTTPAGRAGLLDTDGRWLIEPSFRDIGRFRDGLAPASQFADGRYGYIDPKGNWVIPPRFETAGAFSEGVAATSVPAGENSQATYIDPHGRQAVSGTYARAGAFHFGVAQVDRGLNDSYETALIDRTGRLIVPWGHRYDFRPVMRDRIVESGPAPNGLILRDAAGKVLFTAERSSGEPSEGRVFYSQDGSGMGLLDIASGKPIVQPRPDWRSVYGASTFSDGLAWICTAGCTDRRRLVLVDRDGRTVLPAALYEQVWPFVNGAALVKYPGKAWQLIDRQGRAVMPPRYEGIVQPAWESSAQTPRIGDIWRITDNESVHDLRNSVWIDTQGRLLARVETLDCGIQAVRDGKGDTIWPRDVEAACAVYRQDHGTSGAAAAPVSPDRIAAVRRAQARDAGDSRQDVMQREAGRTDDGPLAAMLGGPSADLWRDARWQHGPNRVRVGDLASLSVPAGFRYLSPDAVRSLRGPLIKAGWLPANVDLDAMPCALLVPDNAVWAMSVVLARQGHVPVDQARLDPEVLRKTMEARSTKILSQLHESRPTLHHVEWIRTPRWDPAAHRLDWIYNDFALGGSASNTYYLTSVTLGRRATVGMQVVLGGAGAQSIERAVRDDFDALIKGVSFDAGETYADTTSRDEISKISLDEYVTGPPTPEEIAAPAKFAQAGEREFWHTLWARILPLLGLAAIALAATRRRDKRPGGDRSRKS
- a CDS encoding acyl-CoA dehydrogenase, which encodes MSYTAPVKDMLFVLKELAGIDAVAQLPGFEDAGYDTAQAVLEESAKFCGEVLAPLNVEGDRNPSSWKDGVVTATPGFREAFRQFVEGGWQGLQHPTDYDGQGLPKLIATPCIEMLNASNLSFALCPLLTDGAIEALLTAGTDEQKQRYVPKLISGEWTGTMNLTEPQAGSDLALVRSRAEPQGDGTYKVFGTKIFITWGEHDMADNIVHLVLARTPNAPEGVKGISLFIVPKFLVNEDGSLGARNDVHCVSIEHKLGIKASPTAVLQYGDHGGAVGYLVGEENRGLEYMFIMMNAARFGVGMQGIGVADRAYRKAAEFAKERVQSRPVDGSAKQSVTIIHHPDVRRMLGTMRALTEGARALAYVAAAHSDIAHRHSDEATRARHQAIYEYLVPVVKGWSTEMVNDVASLGVQVHGGMGFIEETGAAQYYRDARILAIYEGTTAIQANDLVGRKTLRDGGAVANALIAEIGDTVAALAKVDGAAAAAMKARLEQGAQALSSVVAYVVANAKQDPNAVFAGSVPYLKLAGVVLCGWQMGRALVAAAAQRANDPAFFDAKIAIAHCYAEHVLVQAGALAASVLGAKGGEGVLALTEDQF
- a CDS encoding electron transfer flavoprotein-ubiquinone oxidoreductase, whose translation is MTTQDLIAQFGPRESMEYDVVIVGGGPAGLSAAIRLKQLAAEKGAEIGVCVLEKGSEIGAHILSGAVMDPRAITELFPDWKERGAPLDVEVTEDRFLFLSEKSAVTTPNWALPDNFKNHGNYVISLGNVTRWLGQQAEALGVEIFPGFPAAEILYNDDGSVKGVATGNMGVGKDGEPTENFQLGMELHAKYTLFAEGCRGHLGRQLISKFKLDANADPQAYGIGIKELWEIDPAKHKPGLVIHTAGWPLKSDTYGGSFLYHMDNNQVVVGFVVGLGYTNPYLSPFEEFQRYKTHPSIRAFLEGGKRVSYGARAITAGGLLSLPKTVFPGGALIGDDAGFLNASRIKGSHAAIKTGMLAADAAFDAVQAGRQSDELNAYPDAFKQSWLYTELYRARNFKQWMAKGLYLGTLMVGIEQKVMGGNVPWTLHHKHADHEMLKPASQCEPIVYPKPDGKLTFDRLSSVFISNTNHEENQPAHLTLKDASVPVNVNLRTYAGPEARFCPAAVYEFVKNDDGSDRLVINAQNCVHCKTCDIKDPTQNIVWVTPEGGGGPNYPNM
- the bktB gene encoding beta-ketothiolase BktB, with translation MNNAAKEVVVVSGVRTAIGDFGGSLKDFSPTDLGAKVVREVLSRANVSGDAVGHVVFGHVVNTEPKDMYLARVAAINGGVAQHTPALTVNRLCGSGLQAIVSAAQTILLGDADVAIGGGAESMTRAPYSVPAARFGQRMGDAKLVDMMLGALHDPFQTIHMGVTAENVAAKYGISRDAQDALALESHRRAARAIAEGRFKDQILPIAIRTKKGEVAFDTDEHVRLEASADDFTKLKPVFVKENGTVTAGNASGINDAAAAVLMMSADAARAQGVKPLARLVSYAHAGVDPAYMGIGPVPATQKALERAGLKVADLDVIEANEAFAAQACAVTQELGLDPAKVNPNGSGISLGHPIGATGALITVKALYELKRIGGRYALVTMCIGGGQGIAAIFENLQ